In Prochlorococcus marinus XMU1406, the genomic stretch AATATTTTAACGAGTTATAAATATTAATTAATTTTTGAAAAATAGATTTCTTGATATTGTTAAATATAACTATATTAAAAATATATATTTTTAAATTAATCTAGTAATTTGGCAGCTGAAGCATATCTCTGGTTTAAATCACTTCACATTATTGGTGTAATCGTTTGGTTTGCGGGCCTTTTTTATTTAGTAAGACTTTTTATATATCATGAAGAATCTAAAAATATGGATAATGAATTAAAAATTGCCTTTAATAAACAATACACCTTGATGGAAAAAAGGCTGGCGAATATAATCACAACACCTGGGATGATATTAGCTTTAAGTATGGCTATATGCATGGTAATTATGCAACCAAGTTGGTTAAGTGAGAAGTGGTTACAAATTAAAATTTCTTTTGTTTTAGGATTAGTAATTTATCATTCTTACTGTTACAAAATAATGTATTCATTACAAAATGGTACTTCAACCATTTCAGCAAAAAACCTTAGATTATTAAATGAATTGCCTACTTTATTATTATTTATAATTGTACTTTTAGTTATTTTTAAAAATAATTTTCCAACTAGTGTTGCTACATGGAGCGTAGTTGGACTTATTATTTTCATGTTGGCTTCAATACAATTATATGCAAAGATTAGAAAGAAAAATGAGAATTCATTAAGTAATGAATAGGGAAGACTTAGTAAAATTAACCTCCAATATTAATAAAAATAGTTGTCCTAAAAATATTAATTTTCACTGTCATACAAAATTTAGTGATGGAAGTCTAGAACCATATGAACTTTTAGAACAAGCTTATAAAAATAACTTGAAATTTTTATCAATAACCGATCATCATACAATTAAAGCGCATGAATATATAAAAAAAAATAATATACTTAAAAATTATCCTAAAGATTCTTTTACATTAATTTCGGGAATAGAAATTAATTGTTTGATTCTGGGATGTTTAGTACATGTAATTGGATTGGGAATAGATATAAAAAGTAAATACATAAATCCCTACATCCTTGGAGAGTCTCCAATAGGTAATGATTTAAATATTAAATCAGTTATTAAAGCAATAAATTTAGCTGGTGGTTTATCATTTCTTGCACACCCAGCGAGATACAGGATTCCCTTTTATAAATTAATTCCAGAGGCCAAAATACAAGGTATTGATGGAATAGAGGTTTGGTACGATTATGAACTTAATGAAGTATGGAATCCTAGTTTATTTGTTTGTTCAGAAATAGATAAATTAGCAGATAAATATTCAATGCTAAAAACATGCGGAACAGATAGTCATGGACTTTCGCTATTAGGTAGATAATTTAGAATTCGTTTTTTTCAATTATTGAATCAGTATTAATAATTATGTTCTTTAAATTTTCAATGACATCTGATGAACAATTATTCCACATTTTTCTATTGACAATTTCAAGTAATCTTTGTGCAATATCTCTTAAAGCCCATGGATTATTCTCTAGAAAGAAATTCCTAAGATCTAGATCACATAACCATGATTTATAAACTTCCTCATAACACCAATCTGAGACTACTTCAGTAGAAGCATCAAAAGCATATAAGTAATCTAGTGTAGCTGAAAATTCAAACGCTCCTTTATAACCATTATCCTTCATTCCATTTATCCATTTAGGGTTAAGTATTCTTGATATAACAACTTTATTAATTTCATCTTGTAATTTTGAAATTTTAGATAATCCAAATTTTGATAAATCACCATGATACATTTCAGGTAATTTACCGCTCAATTTTTTTACTGCTGAAGATAATCCACCCTGAAACTGATAATAATCATCAGAATCTAAAATATCATGTTCCTTATTATCTTGGTTATGAACAACTAACTGCACATTTTTAAGAGCATTTTCTAATGATTTTTTATCCTCTATAGGTTCAAGATTATCACTGTAAATCCACTTACTCCAATTAAGAAAAGATTCTCCAAAATCATCAATATTTTCCCAATTAGAATTTGAAATTAGTTCTTGCAGACCAGCTCCATATGAACCTGGCGCTGACCCAAATATACGATTAATTGAATCACCATCCCTTGATGCCCCAGCAAGAGGGTTAAATTTATCATCCTCATTAAGATTAGAAACAAGATTTATTGCTTTAGAAGTTAATTTAACTAACTGTGGAAATGCATCTCTAAACATTCCCGAAATCCTTAAAGTAACATCAACCCTTGGTCTTTCGAGAACAGATAAAGGAATGATTTCTAGATCTACTACTCTTCTTGAAGGCCCATCCCAAATAGGCTGTACTCCTAATAAATATAGTATTTGACAAATGTCTTCACCACCATTTCTCATTGTGGATGTTGCCCATACAGATATTGCTATATTTTTTAAATCTTCTCCATTATCTTGTTTGTATAAATTAAGTATTTGTGAAGCGGATTGACAACCAACACTCCATGCTGATTCTGTTGGCAGTCCTCTCGAATCAACTGAAAAGAAATTTTTACCAGTGGGTAAAGCTTCAGTTTTACCTCTCGTAGGGGCTCCAGATGGACCACTTTTTACATATTGTCCATTTAATGAATTAATAAATGATAATTTCTCATTATATGAAGAATTAATGATTGGATATAGAATCTCTTTTTTTAATAACAAAAAATACTTATTATGTTTTTTTTCATTAAAGAAATAGTCTATTATTTTCTGATTTTTATATTTTTCTAGATTTTTTATATTGGTATTCTTTTTGTAAAAAAACAAATATATTAAATACTTTGCTTGTTGTTCCAAAAAATCAATAGCCATTCTAAACTTTAAAATGTTTTTGTTGGAAAAAGTCAATAATATTTTTTTATCCTTTTCACTTAACTTTTGATCATATTTATTTGTCCAAGGATCCAAATCGAGTTTTAAATGTTTTGCTATATATTGAACAATCCCAATTCGATTAGCATTTGGCACTCTAGCGATACACAAGAATAAATTTATTTCATTAATTTCATTCTGCCTATTACCAAAAATATGCAATCCTGTCCTAATTTGAGATTCTTTAATTTTGCAAAGAAAAGAATCAATCTCTTCAATTTGATTATTTTTATTTTTTAAAGTGATTTCGTTAAAATCTTTTTTAATTAATTCAAAAATGGATTTTTCTATAATTTCAATCCTATTAGAATCTAATAATTTTGCTTCAAAATATTCGTCTAAATAATTTTCTAATATTGAATATTTTCCATATAATTCTGACCTATCCAAAGGAGGGGTTAAATGATCAATAATTGTTGCAGCAGTTCTTCTTTTAGCTTGGGATCCTTCTCCTGGATCATTTACGATAAAAGGATATATGTTTGGTATTGCTGGACAAATAATATTTGGAAAACATTTATTACTTAGACCTATAGATTTGCCAGGTAACCATTCAACAGTCCCATGTTTACCAATATGGCAAATAGCATTTGCGTTAAAAACTTTTTCAATCCAAAAATATTGTGCTAAATATCTATGGGGAGGTGGAAGATCGGGAGAATGAATATCTCTATCAGTGAAAGCGTCATAACCTCGTTGAGGTTGAATCAATAAAGTTATTTTTCCAAATCTAATACCATTTATTGAGAAGCCTTCATTATCAAGATCGATCGCTTCTGATGGTTTGCCCCAACGGTTAACAATAATATTTTTTGGTTCAAGTTCTAAATAATTCCAATATTTTAAATATTCACTAAGTGGTAAGTAATCTAAAGGTTTATTATTTTGAGATTCAAGATCATTAGTTCTAGTTTTTATAAGTATTGACATTAATTCCGAAGAATCTTGAGGATAATTAAAAGATCCAAGATCATAACCTTCTTCTTTTAACCAGTTAAGAATATTTATTATCGAAGATGGTGTATTAAGACCAACACCATTACCGATTCTTCCATTCTTTACTGGATAATTACTTATTATTAAACAAATTTTTTTATCAAAATTATTAAGTTTTTGAAGTTTCACATAATTCGTTGCGAATTTTGAAATCCATTTAATACCTACTTGATCAGCTTTGTAACTGGTTATTTCACTGTAGAGTGTATTTTTTTCAGAAATTATTTCTTTAAATGCTGAAGGACAGGTAGTAATCCTTCCATCAAATTCAGGAATAATTATTTGCATTAATAAATCAGATGAATTCATTCCAATGGATGAATTTAACCAATTTTTTCTTGATCTATTAGAAGAAAGAAGTTGTAAAATTGGAATTTTAAGAGAAGTAAAAATATTTGTAGAATTTTCAATTAATTCGTTATTTTTGATTTGAGATGAAGAAAATGAAGTTGTGGTAATTATTAATTTAATATCTTCCTTTTTAAAAATATCTATTAATTTCTTTTGAATAATATGATCTTTTAGTGTGGAAATAAATAACGTTTTAGGCGATAGTCCGCATCTTCGTAACTGCAAGTTAAGTTTTTCGTTTACTTCAATTTCATTAGCCAAAAAAAGTGATTTATAAGATATTATTCCTATCTTTTCGCCTTTTTCAATTTTCCAATCATATAAATAAGGATCTGCATAAAAACTAATATTCAA encodes the following:
- the hemJ gene encoding protoporphyrinogen oxidase HemJ, whose product is MAAEAYLWFKSLHIIGVIVWFAGLFYLVRLFIYHEESKNMDNELKIAFNKQYTLMEKRLANIITTPGMILALSMAICMVIMQPSWLSEKWLQIKISFVLGLVIYHSYCYKIMYSLQNGTSTISAKNLRLLNELPTLLLFIIVLLVIFKNNFPTSVATWSVVGLIIFMLASIQLYAKIRKKNENSLSNE
- a CDS encoding PHP domain-containing protein, translating into MNREDLVKLTSNINKNSCPKNINFHCHTKFSDGSLEPYELLEQAYKNNLKFLSITDHHTIKAHEYIKKNNILKNYPKDSFTLISGIEINCLILGCLVHVIGLGIDIKSKYINPYILGESPIGNDLNIKSVIKAINLAGGLSFLAHPARYRIPFYKLIPEAKIQGIDGIEVWYDYELNEVWNPSLFVCSEIDKLADKYSMLKTCGTDSHGLSLLGR
- the cobN gene encoding cobaltochelatase subunit CobN translates to MHRILNIAGNEKNKDDLIEQPTADFIFITSVKADLNLISNLLLEKEFASLKNNIRALEISNLNSSAQIDNYLLKTINYAKVVILRIFGDKGTWNYGIEQLLNWQAVNKKRKLLILSGTVDQEVSLSEISSIDKNIALNISRLLRSGGMDNYRKFLNCLNYLKVNETLIPDEFLNISFYADPYLYDWKIEKGEKIGIISYKSLFLANEIEVNEKLNLQLRRCGLSPKTLFISTLKDHIIQKKLIDIFKKEDIKLIITTTSFSSSQIKNNELIENSTNIFTSLKIPILQLLSSNRSRKNWLNSSIGMNSSDLLMQIIIPEFDGRITTCPSAFKEIISEKNTLYSEITSYKADQVGIKWISKFATNYVKLQKLNNFDKKICLIISNYPVKNGRIGNGVGLNTPSSIINILNWLKEEGYDLGSFNYPQDSSELMSILIKTRTNDLESQNNKPLDYLPLSEYLKYWNYLELEPKNIIVNRWGKPSEAIDLDNEGFSINGIRFGKITLLIQPQRGYDAFTDRDIHSPDLPPPHRYLAQYFWIEKVFNANAICHIGKHGTVEWLPGKSIGLSNKCFPNIICPAIPNIYPFIVNDPGEGSQAKRRTAATIIDHLTPPLDRSELYGKYSILENYLDEYFEAKLLDSNRIEIIEKSIFELIKKDFNEITLKNKNNQIEEIDSFLCKIKESQIRTGLHIFGNRQNEINEINLFLCIARVPNANRIGIVQYIAKHLKLDLDPWTNKYDQKLSEKDKKILLTFSNKNILKFRMAIDFLEQQAKYLIYLFFYKKNTNIKNLEKYKNQKIIDYFFNEKKHNKYFLLLKKEILYPIINSSYNEKLSFINSLNGQYVKSGPSGAPTRGKTEALPTGKNFFSVDSRGLPTESAWSVGCQSASQILNLYKQDNGEDLKNIAISVWATSTMRNGGEDICQILYLLGVQPIWDGPSRRVVDLEIIPLSVLERPRVDVTLRISGMFRDAFPQLVKLTSKAINLVSNLNEDDKFNPLAGASRDGDSINRIFGSAPGSYGAGLQELISNSNWENIDDFGESFLNWSKWIYSDNLEPIEDKKSLENALKNVQLVVHNQDNKEHDILDSDDYYQFQGGLSSAVKKLSGKLPEMYHGDLSKFGLSKISKLQDEINKVVISRILNPKWINGMKDNGYKGAFEFSATLDYLYAFDASTEVVSDWCYEEVYKSWLCDLDLRNFFLENNPWALRDIAQRLLEIVNRKMWNNCSSDVIENLKNIIINTDSIIEKNEF